The nucleotide window TGCACTTCGCCTTGAGAAGCTTTTCGGCATGGAAGCTCAGTTCTGGCTTAATTTACAGTTGGCATGGGATCTCTATCATGCTACTCACTCGGCAAAAGCGAAAGAGATTCATAAGATAAAAAGATTGCCTGCTCTTGCCCACATCTAATCCCGCAGCTGGGTACCACTACGCGATGCGCCAACATCGGACACAGGCAAGCCGGCTTCCAGACTGTTGTTAGTGGTGCACTTTTTCTGACAGCCAGACCTTTATAAGCGACTGATAAGGAACGTCACGCTTGTTAGCCTCGATCTTTATCTGTTCCAACAGTGAAACCGGCAGTCTGATAGATATTGATTGAGTGGACAGTTTGAGGTTCGGAAAACGGACACGTTCAGCCTTCGACCAGTCAAGATAGTCCGTAGAGTCATGGGTTTTCCAGAATTCCCGTTCCTGGAATGGCTGAAGCATTCCGGGGGTTTCTGAAGAACATGGATGCAAGGAATCTCGGGGAGGACAAAGATCAGTAGAGGTGGTGGGTCTTATCTCTTCCCTTTTCCGGTCTTAAGCAAAAAGTCTTCCGGAGTAACTATTTCAATGCCCCCGAACTTCTTCAAGTCAAGCAGATGCTTGTCGCCCGAGATAATGAAATCAACACAGGCGGCAACTGCGCATTCAAGGACTCTATTGTCGGCGGGATCGGAATTTATGACTTTCAGGGGCTCAGTCATGTTGACAAGAGATGAAGAGGTAAATACTGTTTCGATGATTTCCGCCTGCAACGATTCCGGAAACCGCAGCTTCTGATAGCCGACTACCCTTACAAGTTCCGAAAGCATCGCAGTGCTCGTAAAGTTCGATATCTCGCCGGTAGTGGCAAGCAGCACTATTTCTTCCGGCGTGCCATGCCAGCCAAAAGCAGACACCAAAACATTGCTATCGATAACTACTTTTGTTTTCTTGCC belongs to Nitrospirota bacterium and includes:
- a CDS encoding BrnA antitoxin family protein produces the protein MLQPFQEREFWKTHDSTDYLDWSKAERVRFPNLKLSTQSISIRLPVSLLEQIKIEANKRDVPYQSLIKVWLSEKVHH
- a CDS encoding putative toxin-antitoxin system toxin component, PIN family — its product is MGKKTKVVIDSNVLVSAFGWHGTPEEIVLLATTGEISNFTSTAMLSELVRVVGYQKLRFPESLQAEIIETVFTSSSLVNMTEPLKVINSDPADNRVLECAVAACVDFIISGDKHLLDLKKFGGIEIVTPEDFLLKTGKGKR